Within the Aquipuribacter hungaricus genome, the region GCATGGAGTTGGACTCCAGCAGGCCCTTGCGGCGGGTGGCCTCGCGCGCACGCCGGGCGGCGACCCGGGCGGCCGCGGCCTGCTGCGCCTTGCGGATGATGTCGCGGGTCTCGCGCGGGTGGCTGGCGAACCAGTCGCCGAGGGAGTCGCCGAGCACCTTCTGCACGTAGCTCTTGGCCTCGGTGTTGCCGAGCTTGGTCTTGGTCTGGCCCTCGAACTGCGGCTCGGCGAGCTTGACGCTGATGACCGCGGTGAGCCCCTCGCGGATGTCGTCGCCCGTGATCTGCTCGTCCTTCTTGAGCATGTTGTTGTCGCGGGCGTACCGGCCGACCAGCGAGGTCAGCGCCGCACGGAAGCCCTCCTCGTGCGTGCCGCCCTCGTGGGTGTTGATGGTGTTCGCGTAGGTGTGGACGGACTCGGAGTACGCCCCGGTCCACTGCATCGCGATCTCGACGCTGATGTGCTTGTCGTCCGCCTCGGCCTCGAAGGCGAGGATCTCGTCGTGCACCGGCTCGCTCTTCTTGGAGGAGTTGAGGTGCTTGACGTAGTCGACGAGCCCGTCGTCGTAGCGGTACGTCGTCCGGGACTCCGTCGGGGCCGCGCCGCGGTCGCCCGCGTCGACGTCGTCGGTGCCGTCGCTGACGTGCGCCTGCCGCTCGTCGACGAGCGTGAGCTGCAGGCCCTTGTTGAGGAACGCCATCTGCTGGAACCGGCTGCGCAGGGTCTCTGCGTCGTACTCGACGGTCTCGAAGATCTCCGGGTTGGACCAGAACGTCACCGAGGTGCCGGTGCCGTCGGTGGGCTCGCCGCGCTCGAGCGGGCCGGTGGGCACACCGTTCTCGAACGACATCCGCCAGTGGTAGCCCTGCCGGCGGACCTCGACGTCGAGCCGGGTGCTCAGCGCGTTGACGACGCTGACGCCGACGCCGTGCAGGCCGCCGGACACCGCGTAGCCGCCGCCGCCGAACTTGCCGCCGGCGTGCAGGACCGTGAGCACGACCTCGAGCGCGGGCTTCTTCTCGACCGGGTGCATGTCGACCGGGATGCCGCGGCCGTCGTCGACGACGCGGACGCCGCCGTTGTCCAGAAGCGTGATCTCGATCTGCGTGCACCAGCCGGCGAGCGCCTCGTCGACGCTGTTGTCGACGACCTCCTGCACGAGGTGGTGCAGCCCGCGGGGGCCGGTCGAGCCGATGTACATGCCCGGGCGCTTGCGGACCGCCTCGAGGCCCTCGAGGACCGAGATGTTGCTGGCGTCGTAGCCGGAGGCCGAGCCGACGGCCGCCTGGTCCGGGCCTGCCTCCGGCGCGGCGGGCACCGCGGCGTCGCCGGTGCCGGGGGAGGTGCTGGGGGTGGACTCTTCGGGTCTGGTCCCGTCGGTCACGCGGCAAGGCTCCTCAGGATGGCGGACAACCCTGTGAGTCTACCCTTACCGCGCTCCCGC harbors:
- the gyrB gene encoding DNA topoisomerase (ATP-hydrolyzing) subunit B is translated as MPAAPEAGPDQAAVGSASGYDASNISVLEGLEAVRKRPGMYIGSTGPRGLHHLVQEVVDNSVDEALAGWCTQIEITLLDNGGVRVVDDGRGIPVDMHPVEKKPALEVVLTVLHAGGKFGGGGYAVSGGLHGVGVSVVNALSTRLDVEVRRQGYHWRMSFENGVPTGPLERGEPTDGTGTSVTFWSNPEIFETVEYDAETLRSRFQQMAFLNKGLQLTLVDERQAHVSDGTDDVDAGDRGAAPTESRTTYRYDDGLVDYVKHLNSSKKSEPVHDEILAFEAEADDKHISVEIAMQWTGAYSESVHTYANTINTHEGGTHEEGFRAALTSLVGRYARDNNMLKKDEQITGDDIREGLTAVISVKLAEPQFEGQTKTKLGNTEAKSYVQKVLGDSLGDWFASHPRETRDIIRKAQQAAAARVAARRAREATRRKGLLESNSMPGKLKDCQSNDPVRCEIYIVEGDSAGGSAIDGRDPETQAILPLRGKILNVEKARLDRALGSDAIQALITALGAGIGEDFDVAKLRYHKIVLMADADVDGQHITTLLLTLLFRYMRGLVEAGHVFLAQPPLYRIKWSNAEHEYVFSDRERDALVKDGLSKGRRLPKDQAVQRYKGLGEMNYEELWDTTMNPATRTLLRVTLDDAAAADAMFSVLMGDDVESRRSFIQRNAKDVRFLDI